The following proteins come from a genomic window of Elusimicrobiota bacterium:
- the folK gene encoding 2-amino-4-hydroxy-6-hydroxymethyldihydropteridine diphosphokinase: protein MIRRERVFLGLGSNVRPRRSRLRGAARALARLPGTRVVRASSVYETSPVGPAQADYLNAVVEIATGLPPVDLLRELKLLERALGRRPRGRWRPREIDLDVLFYGRRRVHAPGLAVPHPHWRERRFVLEPLAEIAPRFRDPVTGQTVARARAKLTAPDQRIKLASPAIL, encoded by the coding sequence ATGATCCGTCGCGAACGGGTTTTTCTCGGGTTGGGGTCGAACGTCCGGCCCCGGCGATCGCGCCTGCGGGGGGCGGCGCGGGCCCTCGCCCGTTTGCCGGGCACGCGGGTCGTGCGCGCTTCGTCGGTTTACGAGACGTCGCCGGTGGGTCCCGCCCAGGCCGACTATTTGAACGCGGTGGTGGAGATCGCCACCGGGTTGCCGCCCGTCGATTTGTTGCGCGAGCTCAAATTGTTGGAGCGCGCCCTCGGTCGTCGACCACGCGGCCGCTGGCGGCCCCGCGAAATCGATCTCGATGTTTTGTTTTACGGGCGCCGCCGCGTGCACGCCCCCGGTCTCGCGGTGCCGCACCCGCACTGGCGGGAGCGCCGTTTCGTGCTGGAGCCCCTGGCCGAAATCGCGCCGCGTTTTCGCGATCCCGTGACCGGCCAGACGGTGGCGCGGGCCCGGGCCAAATTGACAGCCCCGGACCAAAGGATTAAACTGGCTTCGCCCGCGATCCTATGA
- the panB gene encoding 3-methyl-2-oxobutanoate hydroxymethyltransferase, translated as MTKKPPIDAAKVTVRTLRAMKSAGEKIVALTAYDAPMARLVNAAGVDVVLVGDSVGNVKLGYANTLPVTVEEMLHHTRAVRRGNGRALLVADMPFLSYEFDPKDAVRQVGRLVKEGGAEAVKVEGAGPVLPSLKALIAANIPVMGHLGLTPQSIHRLGGHRVQGRDRADAARLLRDAKTLERAGVFALVLEAVPAALARRVTRALRVPTIGIGAGPDTDGQILVLDDLLGFSDALPPRFVKAYAALWPLARAAAARYRDDVKAGRFPGPAQTYL; from the coding sequence ATGACGAAAAAACCACCGATCGACGCCGCCAAAGTCACCGTCCGAACCCTGCGCGCCATGAAAAGCGCCGGGGAGAAGATCGTCGCCCTCACGGCCTACGACGCGCCCATGGCGCGGCTGGTGAACGCCGCCGGGGTCGACGTGGTCCTGGTCGGGGATTCCGTCGGCAACGTCAAGCTGGGGTACGCCAACACCCTGCCCGTGACGGTGGAGGAGATGCTCCACCACACCCGCGCCGTCCGGCGCGGGAACGGCCGCGCGCTGCTGGTCGCCGACATGCCCTTTTTGTCCTACGAGTTCGACCCGAAGGACGCCGTCCGCCAGGTCGGCCGCCTCGTGAAGGAGGGCGGGGCCGAAGCGGTCAAGGTGGAGGGCGCGGGTCCGGTGCTGCCCTCATTGAAAGCCCTGATCGCCGCCAACATCCCCGTCATGGGGCATCTGGGGTTGACGCCCCAGTCGATACACCGGCTGGGCGGCCACCGCGTGCAAGGGCGCGACCGCGCCGACGCCGCGCGGCTGCTGCGGGACGCGAAAACATTGGAACGGGCCGGCGTGTTCGCCCTCGTGCTTGAGGCCGTGCCGGCCGCGTTGGCGCGGCGGGTCACGCGGGCCCTGCGCGTCCCGACCATCGGCATCGGCGCGGGCCCCGACACCGACGGACAAATTTTGGTGTTGGACGATCTCTTGGGTTTTTCCGACGCGCTCCCGCCCCGGTTCGTCAAGGCCTACGCCGCGCTTTGGCCCCTGGCCCGGGCGGCGGCGGCGCGCTACCGGGACGACGTGAAGGCCGGCCGTTTCCCCGGTCCGGCGCAAACTTACCTCTGA
- a CDS encoding alpha/beta hydrolase, which translates to MAIGGVVLLAAGAVLLWGWWASGLLLRGDRDPLTTRPETFGFPYRDETFCSADGVPLRAWFVPAPHPTDVTLVLCHGWSANRSDVLERTHFLRSRGGYNLFLFDFRGHGESGPGRTSLSRYEIDDLRAALAHVRFEHPREAARVGIFAMSMGGALALWAAADEPAVAALAAESPFPELGPTVLRYGRLFHHTPPFVGRLALWFARQRLGFDFGDYAPIKAIGRIAPRPVFLIQGDRDRRIPRAEGDRLFAAAREPKTQWTVPGADHGKVAEVAGRAFQDRLLAFFNGAFGR; encoded by the coding sequence ATGGCGATCGGGGGCGTGGTCCTCCTCGCGGCGGGCGCGGTGCTCCTGTGGGGCTGGTGGGCGTCGGGTCTCTTGTTGCGTGGCGACCGGGACCCCCTCACGACCCGGCCCGAGACCTTCGGTTTTCCCTACCGCGACGAAACCTTCTGCTCCGCCGACGGCGTTCCGTTGCGCGCTTGGTTCGTTCCCGCGCCGCACCCGACCGACGTCACCCTGGTCCTTTGCCACGGGTGGAGCGCCAACCGCTCCGATGTGCTTGAGCGCACCCATTTTCTCCGGTCGCGCGGCGGCTACAACCTCTTCCTCTTTGATTTCCGCGGTCACGGGGAAAGCGGTCCCGGCCGCACCTCCCTGTCCCGTTACGAAATCGACGACCTGCGGGCGGCCCTCGCGCACGTGCGCTTTGAGCACCCCCGGGAAGCGGCGCGCGTCGGCATTTTTGCCATGTCCATGGGCGGCGCCCTGGCCCTGTGGGCGGCCGCCGACGAGCCGGCCGTGGCCGCCCTCGCGGCCGAAAGCCCGTTCCCGGAGCTGGGGCCCACGGTGCTCCGCTACGGGCGGTTGTTCCACCACACGCCCCCCTTTGTCGGGCGCCTGGCCCTTTGGTTCGCCCGCCAACGCCTGGGGTTTGATTTCGGCGACTACGCGCCGATCAAGGCCATCGGTCGCATCGCGCCGCGGCCGGTGTTCCTCATCCAAGGCGACCGCGACCGCCGCATTCCCCGCGCCGAGGGGGACCGGTTGTTCGCCGCCGCCCGGGAACCCAAAACCCAGTGGACCGTCCCCGGCGCCGATCACGGCAAAGTGGCGGAAGTGGCGGGCCGCGCCTTCCAGGATCGATTGTTGGCTTTCTTCAACGGGGCCTTTGGGCGATGA
- a CDS encoding pantoate--beta-alanine ligase translates to MKIVRSARALQALSARWRGRGETIGFVPTLGALHEGHRSLVRRARRENKRVVVSIFVNPTQFGPREDLARYPRPFRRDLALCRAAGVDAVFAPSAAGFYPPGFQTWVTVEELSQPLCGPFRPGHFRGVATVVLKLLNAAQPHRAYFGEKDFQQLRVVERLVRDLDVPVRVVPCPTVREQDGLALSSRNRYLTPAERRAAPHLRLALRTAAQVLRSRRNAPAAERAARAALARGGLRRIQYVSVVEPRTLRPWEGRGPARIAAAIYVGRTRLIDNRRA, encoded by the coding sequence ATGAAGATCGTTCGGAGCGCCCGCGCCCTGCAAGCGCTGTCCGCCCGTTGGCGGGGCCGGGGCGAGACCATCGGGTTTGTCCCCACCCTGGGCGCGCTCCACGAAGGGCATCGCTCCCTCGTTCGCCGCGCCCGTCGTGAAAACAAACGGGTCGTGGTCTCCATTTTCGTGAACCCGACCCAGTTCGGGCCCCGGGAAGACCTCGCGCGCTACCCCCGCCCTTTTCGTCGGGATTTGGCCCTCTGCCGCGCGGCCGGGGTGGACGCCGTGTTCGCTCCGTCGGCCGCCGGGTTCTACCCCCCGGGGTTTCAAACGTGGGTCACGGTGGAGGAACTGTCCCAACCCCTGTGCGGACCTTTTCGGCCCGGGCATTTTCGCGGTGTGGCCACCGTTGTTTTGAAGTTATTGAACGCGGCCCAGCCCCACCGGGCCTATTTCGGCGAGAAAGATTTCCAACAACTGCGGGTGGTCGAGCGGCTCGTGCGCGACCTGGACGTGCCGGTGCGCGTGGTGCCCTGCCCGACGGTGCGCGAACAGGACGGTCTCGCGTTGTCGAGCCGAAACCGTTATTTGACCCCCGCGGAGCGCCGCGCCGCGCCGCATTTGCGGCTGGCTTTACGGACCGCGGCCCAAGTGTTAAGATCCCGTCGGAACGCCCCCGCCGCGGAACGCGCGGCCCGGGCCGCGCTCGCCCGCGGCGGATTGCGGCGGATTCAATATGTTTCGGTGGTGGAACCCCGCACTCTGCGGCCCTGGGAGGGGCGGGGCCCCGCCCGCATCGCCGCCGCGATTTATGTGGGCCGCACGCGTTTG